Proteins encoded together in one Triticum dicoccoides isolate Atlit2015 ecotype Zavitan chromosome 7B, WEW_v2.0, whole genome shotgun sequence window:
- the LOC119336627 gene encoding uncharacterized protein LOC119336627, giving the protein MGSDASFPRWGSCSLRDLNIEVRAGLDKNALPGGGGGIRIPPHFWGKGRPVAEAELGFPVYAGYSEARALIGKGATADLRRLSRHAQGMLAEMFASITVGDRDELLGAAARPRVVQLRLSPELALWKSTQHAIGNVLPPKGKALRQASPQVLAQLGATDWPAALTTNNALFGGCMSNMLIGAADVHTMFSNYVTDMAVNYEYGYSHVFPTLHGLVQDALTDAHALGTPYGRQRREAVAVGLPYIQDKIALEVANKTRLKDRSAQMDRRTAQAIYLFDSSVLGIAADAIARGFDAGAVMSDLVLSINSHDVIDVGSDLVNSEIMNSFLNVANIAASGIVSEPALRAIYDAYAATSARTFTQRWHEPSARMVDNEISWQITNDRHMFFRRALLGWPKARKSPARPQREADFDEVFDADFRTTGFSRPLDPEYTCDGEETCNHVRQFLLDRQDQLLGALWWSLVTGPLEYVRQGKVDEQREEHLAESVRLQLARLFSNGLVDEMAWLLAHASHHAWQVNYLYEAAMFGSILDGGAFTGKLDRAEEGEEVDLS; this is encoded by the coding sequence ATGGGCTCGGACGCATCCTTCCCTCGATGGGGTAGCTGCTCTCTCCGCGACCTCAACATTGAGGTCCGGGCTGGGCTGGACAAAAACGCtctccccggcggcggcggcggcattagAATCCCTCCGCATTTCTGGGGCAAGGGACGTCCAGTGGCCGAGGCCGAGCTTGGCTTCCCCGTGTACGCGGGCTACTCGGAGGCGAGGGCCTTGATCGGCAAGGGAGCCACGGCGGATCTGAGAAGGCTGTCACGCCATGCCCAAGGCATGCTGGCGGAGATGTTTGCTAGCATCACCGTCGGCGACAGGGACGAGCTGTTGGGAGCAGCGGCGCGGCCCAGGGTGGTGCAGCTGCGGCTATCGCCGGAGCTGGCGCTGTGGAAAAGCACCCAACACGCAATCGGCAACGTGCTTCCTCCGAAGGGCAAGGCGCTGAGGCAAGCCTCGCCGCAGGTGCTCGCCCAGCTGGGCGCCACCGACTGGCCGGCGGCCCTGACGACCAACAATGCCCTGTTCGGCGGCTGCATGTCCAACATGCTCATTGGCGCCGCCGACGTGCATACCATGTTCTCCAACTATGTGACCGACATGGCCGTTAACTATGAGTACGGGTACAGCCACGTGTTCCCCACGCTCCACGGGCTGGTGCAGGATGCGCTCACCGACGCCCACGCGCTGGGCACCCCTTACGGCCGGCAGCGCCGTGAGGCCGTCGCCGTTGGCCTCCCGTACATCCAGGACAAAATCGCGCTGGAGGTGGCGAACAAAACACGCCTCAAGGACCGCTCCGCGCAGATGGATCGCCGTACCGCCCAGGCCATCTACCTGTTCGACAGCAGCGTGCTCGGCATTGCAGCCGATGCCATAGCCCGGGGCTTCGACGCCGGCGCCGTCATGAGCGACCTCGTCTTGAGCATCAACAGCCACGACGTCATCGACGTGGGCTCCGACTTGGTCAATTCCGAGATCATGAACTCGTTCCTCAACGTGGCTAACATCGCGGCCTCGGGCATCGTGAGCGAGCCGGCGCTCCGGGCCATCTACGATGCATACGCCGCCACGAGCGCACGGACCTTCACCCAGAGGTGGCACGAGCCGTCGGCCCGGATGGTCGACAATGAAATCTCGTGGCAGATCACCAACGACCGGCACATGTTCTTCCGCCGCGCCCTGCTGGGATGGCCCAAGGCGCGCAAGTCGCCGGCGCGGCCCCAGCGcgaggcggacttcgacgaggtctTCGACGCCGACTTCCGCACCACCGGCTTCAGCAGGCCCCTAGACCCCGAGTACACCTGCGACGGCGAGGAAACATGCAACCATGTGCGCCAGTTCCTCCTCGACCGCCAGGACCAGCTGCTCGGCGCCCTCTGGTGGTCCCTCGTCACCGGCCCGCTGGAGTACGTTCGGCAGGGCAAGGTGGACGAGCAGCGTGAGGAGCACCTCGCTGAATCCGTGCGCCTGCAACTGGCCCGGCTCTTCTCCAATGGTCTCGTCGACGAAATGGCCTGGCTCCTCGCCCATGCGAGCCACCACGCCTGGCAGGTGAACTACCTGTACGAGGCCGCCATGTTTGGCAGCATCCTGGACGGGGGCGCCTTTACAGGCAAGCTCGACcgggcagaggagggggaggaagtCGACCTCAGCTGA